The Toxorhynchites rutilus septentrionalis strain SRP chromosome 3, ASM2978413v1, whole genome shotgun sequence genome includes a region encoding these proteins:
- the LOC129774200 gene encoding uncharacterized protein LOC129774200, translating into MSGQRLEQICVSSTIKGRKLLICAIYIPPDRSQDVGVINDHLASMNELCNKCSNDDVILTCGAYNQPHMRWRSIDNVIQCDSSQLPSSSSTLLDGMDYLCLNQRNLVHNPLDRILDLIFCSPDIDIDVYYCPASLLPLDSHHPSLEIYLPARVVCVEAIERRVDRPLNFRTIDFAALLAYLSTVDWDMISAINDVNEMAERFNSILNDWLVTNVPRIKPPVSPVWSSHRLRTLKRARNACQRQLRRQRTLTNRQCFQQASNAYRSLNASLYKNYVFRVQSALKTNPRSFWHFVNSKRKNSVIPMNVHLNDITATSATESSQLFAEHLASVFAENPASRSEIEEAIRDVPVDMVDLGIFVVNPEMVSLAAEKLKRSLTPGPDGLPAVVICRCIAILA; encoded by the coding sequence ATGAGTGGGCAACGCCTGGAGCAAATATGTGTTTCCTCGACGATAAAGGGTAGGAAGCTCTTAATATGTGCAATCTACATCCCACCGGATAGGAGTCAGGATGTCGGCGTAATTAACGACCACCTTGCCTCCATGAATGAgttatgcaataaatgttcaaaCGATGATGTTATCCTGACATGCGGTGCCTACAACCAACCGCACATGCGTTGGCGTTCGATTGATAACGTTATCCAATGTGATAGTTCTCAACTACCCTCGTCCAGTAGCACACTTTTGGATGGCATGGATTATTTGTGCCTCAATCAAAGAAATCTTGTGCACAATCCACTCGATCGCATTCTCGATCTGATCTTTTGTTCGCCCGATATTGATATTGATGTATATTACTGCCCGGCTTCGTTGTTGCCCTTAGACTCGCACCACCCCTCGCTTGAAATCTACCTACCCGCGCGTGTGGTATGTGTCGAAGCAATAGAAAGAAGAGTGGACCGGCCTCTAAATTTCCGTACAATCGATTTTGCTGCTCTTTTGGCCTATCTGTCCACTGTTGATTGGGATATGATTTCTGCTATTAATGATGTCAACGAAATGGCCGAACgttttaattccattttgaaCGATTGGCTGGTTACGAATGTTCCAAGAATCAAACCGCCAGTTTCGCCCGTCTGGAGCTCGCACCGTTTACGTACACTGAAGCGCGCGCGCAATGCTTGTCAACGGCAATTACGTCGTCAGCGTACGCTTACCAACAGACAATGTTTTCAACAAGCAAGTAATGCATATAGGTCTTTGAATGCTTCTCTCTATAAAAATTACGTGTTCCGTGTGCAATCCGCTTTGAAAACAAACCCGCGTAGTTTTTGGCACTTTGTTAATTCCAAAAGGAAAAATTCAGTGATCCCAATGAATGTTCATTTGAATGATATAACAGCAACGTCGGCTACAGAATCAAGTCAGTTGTTCGCTGAGCACCTTGCGTCCGTGTTTGCAGAGAATCCCGCTTCAAGGTCTGAAATTGAAGAAGCCATCCGTGATGTTCCCGTTGATATGGTAGATCTTGGTATATTTGTTGTAAATCCGGAAATGGTCTCCCTTGCTGCAGAAAAGCTCAAACGATCGCTAACCCCTGGCCCTGACGGTTTGCCTGCAGTCGTGATTTGTCGTTGTATTGCCATTCTTGCGTGA